Part of the Pseudomonas sp. ADAK13 genome is shown below.
GACCTGACCCTGGCCATCGCCCTGATGAACGCCCTGAACCGCGTCGCCATCAGCTTTCGAAAAGTACCCGCAGCGGTGAAAGCCCACCTGGAGCACGGCCACCATGAATGATCATGTGGAGTTCGTGCACATTGAAACCGACGCCGACTGCCAGGCCTGCTTTGCCGTCATGCAGCAACTGCGGCCCATGCTCAGCGACCCGCAAGCCTTTACCCGGCAAATCCAGCGCCAGCGGGACAACGGCTACCGCCTGCTCGCCGCCCGGGAAAACGGCCAGGTGCTGGGCCTGGCCGGTTATCGCCTGACCGAAAACCTGCTGTATGGCCGCTTCATCTACGTCGATGACCTGGTGGTAGACGCTTCTCTGCAACGCCGGCGCCTGGGTGAGCAACTGCTGGACCAGGTACGCCAGCAAACCCGCAGCCTGGGTTATCGCTACCTGGTGCTGGACACGGGCATGCACATGGCCCTGGCCCAGCGCTTCTACTTTCGTCAGGGCCTGCTGCCGCGGGGGATGCACTTTTCCCAGGACCTCAGCCAATGAGCCGCGCGCTGCTGCTGAGCTTCAGCCCCCATGGCAAGGCCGCCCAGACCTTCCGCCTGGCCCGCGCCCTGCTCCGTGAACAGGCGCCAGAGGCCCAGGTGACCGAGCGTGACTACGGCGGCCAGGCGCTGCCGCCGCTGACCCGGGAATACGCCAGCGCCCTGACCACGCCCGGCGGCCTCAGTGGCCCGGCAACGGAGCGCTCCGAACAGCTGATCGTCGAGCTGGAGGCCTGCGACCTGTTGATTATCTGCACCCCGGTGCACAACTTCACCCTGCCGGCGGCGCTCAAGTGCTGGATCGATCATGTGGTGCGTATCCATCGCAGCTTCACGGTCAGCCCGCAGTTTGAAAA
Proteins encoded:
- a CDS encoding GNAT family N-acetyltransferase translates to MNDHVEFVHIETDADCQACFAVMQQLRPMLSDPQAFTRQIQRQRDNGYRLLAARENGQVLGLAGYRLTENLLYGRFIYVDDLVVDASLQRRRLGEQLLDQVRQQTRSLGYRYLVLDTGMHMALAQRFYFRQGLLPRGMHFSQDLSQ
- a CDS encoding FMN-dependent NADH-azoreductase produces the protein MSRALLLSFSPHGKAAQTFRLARALLREQAPEAQVTERDYGGQALPPLTREYASALTTPGGLSGPATERSEQLIVELEACDLLIICTPVHNFTLPAALKCWIDHVVRIHRSFTVSPQFEKVGLLKDRRTFVLVSSGNSRKSREPDFLSPYLQAILATVGIHTVRFVYLGAMVRGEAAVQRSLAQAHEQLSRAFDRQTGGHATISAGA